The following are encoded together in the Pedobacter sp. D749 genome:
- a CDS encoding NAD(P)/FAD-dependent oxidoreductase — translation MANIELFDAVIIGGGPAGSCAALRLLELGHRVALVEQYIFPRPQIGESLSAGVRNIFDYLGAGHLLNGRGYIDGLPAQVIWENARERKVELRKHGDSIMVDRGKLDYDMLQLAVSRGLVLFQPAKPETFKQEGNHWKVVIRVGNEHRELRTIFVLDSRGRSGSKLTDKIITAPPMVALYANTSRISMPASTLIEAQEDGWLWGSPLPGKGFRMMAFFAPEDLRKGNADKLFRNRISSSVLFHDGLKDLEPSVTRSCMVLNYSHNQPWDNNYIRIGEAAFTLDPLSSTGVEKAMRFSLQTVIAVNTILSAGDTEISRTFFEDHIAESMGQHLKWTSAYYQSAWPKSNNVFWKERSKVNISAQDTQTAFHQKLTLRLDKITAKKKNDAIAGGVWPVEAIDQFWYKKIRLSPQLTYVKTICVENDRLQLKDAVKHPAIDREIAYIDNLAIFPLICGIQGTETLGELIYSWSQKISFEEARNITVRLCNLGLMELS, via the coding sequence ATGGCAAACATTGAACTATTTGATGCAGTAATCATAGGAGGAGGGCCTGCCGGAAGTTGTGCAGCTTTGCGGTTGCTTGAGCTTGGACACCGCGTGGCATTGGTTGAGCAATATATTTTTCCACGTCCGCAGATTGGGGAGTCGTTGTCTGCAGGCGTACGGAATATTTTTGATTATCTCGGTGCAGGCCATCTGCTAAACGGGCGTGGATATATCGATGGGCTGCCCGCTCAGGTGATCTGGGAGAATGCCAGAGAGAGGAAGGTTGAGCTTAGAAAGCACGGTGACAGCATTATGGTAGATAGGGGGAAACTCGATTACGATATGCTCCAGTTGGCGGTTTCAAGAGGGCTGGTTTTGTTCCAACCTGCAAAACCCGAAACTTTCAAGCAGGAAGGGAATCATTGGAAAGTGGTAATTAGGGTGGGAAATGAGCATCGGGAGCTCAGGACAATTTTCGTGCTGGACTCAAGGGGAAGGAGTGGGAGCAAATTGACCGATAAGATTATTACGGCACCGCCCATGGTTGCACTTTATGCAAACACCAGTAGGATTTCGATGCCGGCAAGTACCTTGATAGAGGCGCAAGAAGACGGTTGGTTATGGGGATCACCTTTGCCAGGTAAAGGGTTTAGGATGATGGCTTTTTTTGCCCCAGAGGATCTTCGGAAAGGAAATGCTGACAAACTTTTTAGAAACAGGATATCTTCTTCGGTATTGTTCCATGATGGACTTAAAGATCTTGAGCCTTCTGTCACCAGAAGCTGCATGGTACTAAACTATAGTCACAATCAGCCATGGGACAACAATTACATCAGGATCGGGGAAGCTGCTTTTACGCTTGACCCCCTGTCTTCTACAGGTGTTGAAAAGGCAATGCGTTTTTCACTGCAAACGGTGATTGCTGTAAATACCATACTCAGCGCTGGCGATACCGAAATTTCCCGGACCTTTTTTGAAGATCATATAGCGGAGTCGATGGGTCAGCATCTAAAATGGACAAGTGCATATTACCAGAGTGCATGGCCCAAAAGCAACAACGTTTTTTGGAAAGAAAGATCAAAAGTGAATATCTCAGCCCAGGATACGCAAACTGCCTTCCACCAAAAACTTACGCTCAGGTTAGACAAAATCACTGCTAAAAAAAAGAACGATGCCATAGCTGGAGGAGTGTGGCCTGTGGAGGCGATAGATCAGTTTTGGTATAAAAAAATAAGGCTTTCACCTCAGCTTACCTATGTTAAGACGATATGTGTAGAAAACGACCGGCTCCAGTTGAAGGACGCCGTTAAACATCCAGCTATTGATAGAGAAATAGCCTACATCGATAACCTGGCAATTTTTCCCTTGATCTGTGGAATACAGGGAACCGAAACTTTAGGGGAACTGATTTATTCCTGGAGTCAGAAAATATCCTTTGAAGAAGCCAGGAATATTACAGTCCGGCTGTGTAATCTTGGTCTAATGGAATTAAGCTAA
- a CDS encoding BatD family protein, which produces MNELINNCFLYLIIIISPFTSVSCQTKKEKDFVQFVVQPVAEIGKSIDFTIHFEEKPDSIWSSNTEINGLELTHKLDGTLSINEIELTGDNDKVIKTFYSSYTYAKPTKLGKIEFPILSVRYKGKVYKTSPFSINVVDKIKIGQDAVQVIWSTKK; this is translated from the coding sequence ATGAACGAACTAATAAATAATTGCTTCCTATATTTAATAATTATAATTTCCCCTTTTACATCTGTCTCTTGTCAAACCAAAAAAGAAAAAGATTTTGTGCAATTTGTTGTGCAACCTGTAGCAGAAATTGGAAAATCTATTGATTTTACTATTCATTTCGAAGAAAAGCCAGATAGTATTTGGAGTAGTAATACGGAAATTAATGGCTTGGAATTGACCCATAAATTAGATGGGACATTATCAATAAATGAGATTGAATTGACGGGTGACAACGATAAAGTCATTAAGACATTTTATTCTTCTTATACCTATGCAAAACCTACAAAACTTGGTAAAATTGAATTCCCTATTTTATCGGTAAGATATAAAGGGAAAGTATATAAAACTTCGCCGTTTTCTATTAATGTGGTGGATAAAATTAAAATCGGCCAAGATGCCGTACAAGTAATTTGGTCCACCAAAAAATAA
- a CDS encoding ferritin-like protein, which produces MQNNFERFLKPVFQLAESNRTASVMRSQGIKSFQAVETGSSSDLQDPKDLKVEIPYEFNAKDYLSFLLYINAEIEHGLMLQYLYAGYSIGGSKIPEEYQQKVKGWQDIILGIAKEEMGHFISVQNVLKLIGAPLNFGRMDYPWDTPFYPFPFKLERLTLDSLAKYVYAESPEEWINSDDPIAKEVKAKVYKDTTDPHRVGALFAVILSLINDSEQIPDDLFQANTYPFQAKFDEWGRGYTGGQRGSSHTGPKGAPDVLVAPLTCRDDAYAALLEISEQGEAPTTEENAGKPSHFERFLFVYKELRELENEIGGLWEPSRNVATNPFIAERESDDSLESSKNVGTDYQKDAITNPEARAWAHLFNVRYRMLLNYLAHSFLLDNGFNNNGATSPRATIINATFGEMYNLRSISNVLVQTPLNPPGTDDKMAGPPFSIPYTLDLPMGEANRWREHQDLIDASETIIVSLLPYVSPPNLKYLHVLREADQGLSAIIKELISTSK; this is translated from the coding sequence ATGCAAAACAATTTTGAAAGATTTTTAAAGCCTGTGTTTCAGTTGGCCGAAAGCAACCGGACGGCGTCTGTAATGAGGTCTCAGGGAATTAAAAGTTTCCAGGCAGTTGAAACAGGTAGTTCTTCAGATCTGCAAGATCCTAAAGACCTGAAAGTCGAAATTCCATATGAATTTAATGCCAAGGATTATCTCTCGTTTCTGCTTTATATCAATGCTGAAATTGAACATGGATTGATGCTGCAGTACCTATATGCGGGCTATAGTATCGGAGGCTCGAAAATACCTGAGGAATATCAGCAAAAGGTGAAAGGGTGGCAGGACATCATCCTTGGGATCGCTAAGGAAGAAATGGGACATTTTATTTCTGTTCAGAATGTATTGAAGCTTATCGGTGCACCCTTAAACTTCGGCCGGATGGATTATCCCTGGGATACGCCGTTCTATCCATTCCCATTTAAGCTGGAGCGACTTACCTTAGATTCACTGGCCAAATACGTCTATGCAGAATCTCCTGAGGAATGGATCAACAGTGATGATCCGATTGCTAAAGAGGTGAAGGCAAAAGTATATAAGGATACAACTGATCCGCACCGGGTAGGTGCACTGTTTGCAGTGATCCTAAGCCTGATCAATGATAGTGAGCAGATCCCCGATGATCTTTTTCAGGCAAATACCTATCCCTTTCAGGCAAAATTTGATGAGTGGGGACGCGGTTATACCGGAGGGCAAAGGGGTAGTTCGCACACGGGTCCGAAGGGAGCACCTGATGTGCTTGTTGCTCCTCTGACCTGTAGGGATGATGCCTATGCTGCGCTATTGGAAATATCCGAACAGGGTGAGGCACCGACTACCGAAGAAAACGCGGGTAAGCCTTCACACTTTGAACGTTTCTTATTTGTTTACAAAGAGCTACGTGAACTGGAAAATGAAATAGGTGGTTTATGGGAACCCTCAAGGAATGTGGCCACTAATCCTTTTATCGCAGAGCGGGAATCTGATGATAGTTTAGAATCGTCTAAGAACGTCGGTACAGATTATCAGAAGGATGCGATAACTAATCCTGAAGCCAGGGCGTGGGCCCATCTTTTTAATGTGCGTTACAGGATGTTGCTGAATTATCTTGCCCACAGTTTTCTATTGGATAACGGTTTTAACAATAACGGCGCTACCTCTCCAAGAGCTACGATCATCAATGCCACCTTTGGTGAAATGTACAACTTAAGGAGTATATCCAACGTACTCGTTCAGACGCCACTGAATCCACCTGGAACGGATGATAAAATGGCAGGGCCACCTTTTAGTATTCCCTATACACTTGATTTACCGATGGGAGAGGCGAACCGATGGCGTGAACATCAGGACCTGATTGATGCAAGTGAAACCATTATCGTGAGTCTTTTGCCATATGTTTCGCCTCCAAACCTTAAATATCTCCATGTGTTAAGGGAAGCAGACCAGGGACTTTCTGCAATTATAAAAGAACTTATTTCTACCTCTAAATAA
- a CDS encoding outer membrane beta-barrel protein, which produces MRAFTKTFLLLLFFAGIFSNSYAQNYTVKGIVLDTVGLPLPGAVVRIKSGNDSIGTSANPDGTFILSKIKSRQFTLSAAFIGYDTFIKQYLIEKGALLNITDIKLKPSSNTLDGVVISGVPPVKVTEDTVSFNAKAFPVRDGDAIDEVLKKLPGIKVDKDGNVTSQGAPVTKIRVNGKDFFGTDVATAIKNLPADIIKNLQFIDDYGDQAKLTGIKTGEPEKVLNLTIEEDKKKGYFARASAGVGNSDRYNTSIRGNSMKGERQISFDGTSANANMRGGGGDGINTRNALGINYKNEFSTKLSADAAYNFNNNKNNTVSSTYTQSVLQDAGQNPINQLENANSNSRSNNNNHWFGGNLEYKIDTMNYLKISPNFSYSNNSGNSAGGSDITLDTLATNRQSTNFNTSKNINARTNFFFNHKFEKKGRNITSWGSFNYSNGENYKDVFNQYINTHNNAADSVLQNQLNNQDNRNFGLNAGVSYMEPLWKKTFLEVNYNWNRSSTNNSRDAYDVANGKQLLNPNLSNIYDYQFITNKVGLNYRYIGEKLNYTLGLNVQPTLLQGQNLSTNIETVSRTFNVIPSGRFSYKFSNQQSFDVNYWGRNNQPGFLQLQPISDNSNLQNVVTGNPNLKPEFIQSVNAHYKQADWNAGKVIQANFKYERTNDRIVTTKQRVPGTVNQLTSYINTDGYYTLQGDYDISKPLSAERKFTIGYSGSGQLNNNITFTDDARIEAQNLSWRQELEFRVDLKDIVNFEIETAYSQNLTKYSNDTFTDRQSNRFECGIEGRNYFFKDLTVGYDFTKQINSGFDNGAVRNPTLLRLSMEYKFMKNDMAAIRVEGFDLFDQNSGISRDVFDNVIVDRQVNRLGRYFMLSLIYRVRKFGS; this is translated from the coding sequence ATGAGGGCTTTTACTAAAACGTTTTTGTTACTCCTGTTCTTTGCAGGTATTTTCTCAAACAGTTACGCACAAAATTATACTGTAAAGGGAATTGTTCTGGATACAGTTGGTTTGCCGTTGCCTGGTGCGGTGGTACGGATTAAATCAGGTAACGATAGCATTGGCACTTCGGCCAATCCTGATGGGACATTTATTTTGAGTAAAATCAAGTCCAGACAATTTACTTTATCAGCTGCCTTTATCGGCTACGATACTTTTATTAAACAATACCTTATCGAAAAAGGCGCGCTTCTGAATATTACCGACATTAAACTTAAGCCTTCTTCGAACACGCTTGATGGTGTGGTAATCTCAGGGGTCCCACCGGTAAAAGTAACCGAAGATACGGTGAGTTTTAACGCGAAAGCTTTTCCGGTAAGAGATGGTGATGCGATAGATGAAGTGCTGAAAAAACTGCCCGGCATCAAGGTAGATAAAGATGGTAATGTAACCAGCCAGGGAGCACCTGTAACCAAAATTCGCGTTAATGGAAAAGATTTTTTTGGAACCGATGTAGCCACAGCGATTAAGAACCTGCCTGCCGATATCATCAAAAACCTGCAGTTCATTGATGATTATGGCGATCAGGCCAAACTTACAGGTATTAAAACAGGAGAACCGGAAAAGGTACTGAACCTGACCATTGAAGAAGATAAAAAGAAGGGATATTTTGCACGTGCATCAGCCGGAGTTGGCAATTCAGACCGTTACAATACCAGCATTAGGGGAAACAGCATGAAGGGAGAAAGACAAATTTCTTTTGACGGAACGTCAGCCAATGCCAATATGCGTGGTGGCGGTGGTGACGGCATCAATACCAGAAATGCCCTGGGGATTAATTATAAAAACGAGTTCAGCACCAAACTTTCTGCTGATGCGGCTTATAATTTTAACAATAATAAGAACAATACCGTTAGTTCTACCTATACACAGAGTGTTTTACAGGATGCAGGTCAAAATCCCATAAACCAGCTCGAAAATGCGAATAGTAATAGCAGAAGCAATAATAACAACCACTGGTTTGGAGGCAATCTCGAATACAAAATTGATACGATGAACTACCTGAAAATTTCGCCAAATTTCTCTTACAGCAACAATAGCGGAAATAGTGCGGGAGGCTCGGATATTACCCTGGATACGCTAGCGACCAACAGGCAGAGTACAAACTTTAATACTTCTAAAAATATCAATGCGCGTACCAATTTCTTTTTTAACCACAAATTTGAGAAAAAGGGCCGCAACATTACTTCATGGGGAAGCTTTAACTATTCAAACGGAGAAAACTATAAGGATGTGTTTAATCAGTACATCAATACACACAACAATGCGGCAGATTCTGTTTTACAGAACCAGTTGAACAACCAGGATAACCGAAATTTCGGATTAAATGCTGGTGTATCATACATGGAGCCGCTTTGGAAAAAAACTTTTTTAGAGGTAAACTACAACTGGAACCGATCATCGACCAATAATTCGAGAGATGCTTACGATGTTGCTAATGGCAAACAGCTACTCAACCCTAACCTGAGCAATATTTACGATTATCAGTTTATCACTAATAAAGTGGGACTGAATTACCGGTATATCGGCGAAAAGCTAAACTACACCCTGGGCCTTAACGTACAGCCTACCCTACTTCAGGGACAAAATTTAAGCACCAATATTGAAACCGTTAGCCGTACTTTTAACGTCATCCCCTCTGGCCGGTTTTCGTATAAGTTTTCTAACCAGCAATCGTTTGATGTGAATTATTGGGGAAGAAACAACCAACCCGGATTTTTGCAGTTGCAGCCGATATCAGACAATTCGAACCTGCAGAATGTAGTTACAGGAAACCCGAACCTGAAGCCAGAATTTATACAAAGTGTTAATGCACATTATAAACAAGCCGATTGGAACGCAGGGAAAGTGATCCAGGCAAATTTTAAGTATGAGCGTACCAACGACAGGATTGTAACGACTAAACAGCGTGTACCGGGTACCGTAAATCAGCTTACCAGCTACATTAACACAGACGGATATTACACGCTGCAGGGCGATTACGATATCAGCAAACCACTTTCAGCCGAGCGAAAGTTTACCATTGGTTATTCTGGTTCTGGTCAGTTGAACAACAACATTACTTTTACGGATGATGCGCGGATTGAAGCGCAAAACTTATCGTGGCGACAGGAACTGGAGTTTCGGGTAGATTTAAAAGATATTGTCAATTTTGAAATAGAAACCGCTTATTCTCAAAACCTGACCAAGTACTCGAATGATACTTTTACCGACCGCCAATCCAATCGTTTTGAATGTGGCATAGAAGGCCGCAATTATTTCTTTAAGGATCTTACCGTGGGCTACGATTTCACCAAACAGATTAACTCAGGTTTTGACAATGGTGCGGTGCGGAATCCAACATTGCTTCGTTTATCGATGGAATATAAGTTTATGAAAAATGATATGGCCGCCATCCGGGTAGAAGGATTCGATCTTTTTGATCAGAATTCAGGCATATCAAGAGATGTGTTCGATAACGTAATTGTTGACAGACAAGTTAACCGATTGGGCAGGTATTTCATGTTATCACTCATTTATAGGGTACGTAAATTTGGTAGTTAA
- a CDS encoding AI-2E family transporter gives MTNNLPLTVKRSIELLGLMAIAAVMVIGRDIIMPILMAFFISIMLLPLYRFLKRKKIPESLAIILPILLVALFVALIIWFFSNQIGILVKDFPQIKANVTQHINSLSDWISRITHYDDKQQKAFIQTKSDDLMNMGTSLAGGAAVTLSGIFVFIGLLPIYIYLMLFYKDIILRFIFMWFKADDHPKVKGAIYETESIIKSYLIGLLIQITYMTILLGGILMLIGIKHALLIGVIFAILNLIPYVGALIGNLIGVLLTLTSSQELWPVLTVLGVIAFVQFLDNNILMPRIVGSKVKINALFSILGVFIGGSIAGVSGMFLALPIVAVLKIIFDRTESFKQWGVLLGDERPAKSPMTFPVFRKKKAVATKSGIEKG, from the coding sequence ATGACGAATAATTTACCCCTAACCGTAAAACGATCGATAGAATTATTGGGGCTAATGGCCATTGCAGCCGTGATGGTAATTGGTCGAGATATTATTATGCCGATATTGATGGCTTTTTTCATCAGCATCATGCTGCTTCCATTGTATCGTTTTTTAAAAAGAAAAAAAATACCCGAATCGTTAGCCATTATCTTACCAATTTTATTAGTGGCCCTGTTTGTCGCATTAATTATTTGGTTTTTTTCGAACCAGATTGGCATTTTGGTTAAAGATTTCCCTCAGATAAAGGCAAATGTAACACAGCATATCAATTCTTTAAGCGATTGGATCAGCCGCATTACCCATTATGACGATAAGCAGCAAAAAGCATTTATACAGACCAAAAGCGACGATTTAATGAATATGGGCACCTCGCTTGCAGGCGGTGCTGCAGTTACTTTAAGTGGCATTTTTGTATTTATCGGGTTGTTGCCTATTTATATTTACCTGATGCTTTTTTATAAAGACATTATATTGCGCTTTATCTTTATGTGGTTTAAAGCAGACGACCACCCGAAAGTGAAAGGAGCGATTTATGAAACCGAATCGATTATTAAAAGTTACCTAATCGGACTATTAATTCAGATCACCTATATGACTATTTTATTGGGCGGCATACTGATGTTAATCGGTATAAAACATGCCTTGTTAATTGGGGTAATTTTTGCCATATTAAACCTGATTCCTTACGTGGGTGCCTTAATTGGTAACTTAATAGGGGTATTGTTAACACTTACATCTTCGCAAGAGTTATGGCCGGTGCTTACGGTTTTAGGGGTAATTGCTTTTGTTCAGTTTTTAGATAACAACATCCTTATGCCGCGTATTGTGGGCTCTAAAGTAAAAATTAATGCTTTATTTTCCATTCTCGGGGTATTTATTGGCGGCAGCATAGCAGGTGTTTCGGGGATGTTCCTGGCACTACCTATTGTGGCTGTTCTCAAAATTATTTTCGATCGTACAGAATCATTCAAGCAATGGGGGGTATTACTTGGAGATGAACGCCCGGCTAAAAGTCCGATGACCTTCCCTGTTTTTAGAAAGAAAAAAGCAGTGGCGACCAAATCGGGAATAGAAAAAGGATAG
- a CDS encoding radical SAM/SPASM domain-containing protein produces MSTLIQTDSPAGNIANRMAKKIAAESGPASPQVHLVRGGQQTQLLVTNGTMLYQISSQTEEEFRVLLESKDEKSLKNKLVDMGLDAPPKIDDEPLKSPRIYALSLAIAQKCNMGCTYCYADQGGFGGAMKSMPLDVATRSIDLLLKDCPENGKVQLTFLGGEPLLNRKAIRAATVYAAGKAAEKNIKVGFSITTNGTLLTADDAVFFEEHAFSVTVSLDGLKESHDAQRPLKGGSGTYEQIMENIRPLLQIQRKMQVSARVTVTPANLNLLEVLEEFVEMGFHSVGFSPLLNSSNGKGEMDEKDLEKLLGAMIACGLHFEKKVLQGERYPYLNMVNALKEIDKGTHRPYPCGAGAGYMGVSADGELAACHRFVNEPGGRMGDIVNGIDAELQNGWLESRHVHRQSPCNQCWARYLCGGGCHHEVLDKGRNACNYIRGWLHYTIQAHERISRLAPGWFS; encoded by the coding sequence ATGTCAACGCTTATACAAACAGATTCTCCTGCAGGCAACATAGCCAACAGGATGGCGAAAAAAATTGCTGCCGAATCCGGGCCAGCCTCTCCACAGGTACATCTGGTTAGAGGTGGGCAGCAAACGCAGCTGTTGGTTACCAATGGGACAATGCTCTACCAAATTTCTTCTCAGACTGAGGAAGAGTTCCGTGTGCTCTTGGAATCAAAAGATGAAAAAAGCCTTAAAAACAAGCTGGTGGATATGGGGCTTGATGCGCCGCCGAAAATAGATGACGAGCCATTGAAAAGCCCAAGAATTTATGCCCTTTCATTGGCCATAGCCCAAAAATGTAATATGGGCTGTACCTATTGTTATGCCGATCAAGGTGGCTTTGGTGGCGCGATGAAAAGCATGCCGCTTGATGTTGCCACAAGATCTATCGACTTACTGCTTAAAGACTGTCCGGAAAATGGCAAGGTACAGCTCACTTTCCTTGGTGGGGAACCCTTGCTGAACCGCAAAGCCATAAGGGCCGCAACGGTATACGCAGCCGGGAAAGCGGCTGAAAAAAATATTAAAGTTGGGTTTTCCATTACCACCAACGGAACACTGCTGACCGCGGATGATGCCGTTTTTTTTGAAGAACATGCTTTCTCGGTTACGGTCAGCCTGGATGGGTTAAAGGAAAGTCATGATGCACAGCGACCATTGAAAGGCGGTTCGGGTACCTACGAGCAGATCATGGAAAACATCAGACCGTTGCTACAGATCCAACGGAAAATGCAGGTGTCGGCCAGGGTAACAGTTACCCCTGCTAACCTCAACCTGTTGGAAGTTCTTGAAGAGTTTGTCGAAATGGGCTTCCATAGTGTGGGTTTTTCTCCACTGCTGAATTCCAGCAACGGAAAAGGCGAAATGGATGAAAAAGATCTTGAGAAACTGCTTGGGGCTATGATTGCCTGTGGACTGCATTTTGAAAAGAAAGTACTCCAGGGCGAGCGTTACCCTTACCTTAATATGGTTAATGCCCTCAAAGAAATAGATAAAGGTACACACCGTCCATATCCATGTGGTGCGGGCGCAGGGTACATGGGGGTCTCTGCTGATGGAGAACTTGCCGCTTGCCACAGGTTTGTTAATGAACCGGGTGGACGTATGGGCGATATTGTAAACGGTATTGATGCAGAGCTGCAGAACGGCTGGCTGGAATCAAGGCACGTCCACCGGCAGTCTCCATGTAACCAATGCTGGGCCCGCTATCTCTGTGGAGGAGGTTGTCATCATGAAGTGCTCGATAAGGGAAGAAATGCCTGTAATTATATCCGGGGATGGCTGCATTATACTATTCAGGCCCATGAGCGCATTTCAAGGTTGGCGCCAGGCTGGTTCAGTTAA
- the mnmE gene encoding tRNA uridine-5-carboxymethylaminomethyl(34) synthesis GTPase MnmE — translation MNNQDTIIALSTPSGSGAIGVIRLSGPEAISLTNAVFAGKDLEKQASHTLHFGLVKDGDHIVDEVVAGLFVAPKSYTKENVVEISCHGSNYIIQQIINLLISKGARAAKPGEFTLRAFLNGAFDLSQAEAVADLIASNSKASHDVAMQQMRGGFANELKGLREQLIHFASMIELELDFAEEDVEFANREQLKNLVNKINYVLQRLISSFEMGNVIKNGVPIVIAGKPNVGKSTLLNALLNEERAIVSDIAGTTRDTIEDELTIGGIVFRFIDTAGIRDTADIIEALGVERTLEKMKQAKLIIYMADAAQSTSEIEEQILGLAQLAIPYLILVNKADLLSDAQRKAFEALDVVFISAKEKQGIDELKNTLLEQVNLHHINTSETLVTNIRHVEALKQTEHALQNVLANVDNPVTSDFLAMDIKQALHYLGEITGTVTTDDLLENIFTKFCIGK, via the coding sequence ATGAACAATCAAGATACTATTATTGCTTTATCCACTCCTTCAGGTTCTGGCGCCATTGGCGTGATCCGTTTATCTGGTCCAGAGGCCATCTCCCTTACCAATGCCGTATTTGCAGGAAAAGATTTAGAAAAACAGGCCTCACATACTTTACATTTCGGTCTGGTTAAAGATGGCGATCATATTGTGGATGAAGTGGTAGCGGGTTTATTTGTTGCTCCTAAATCCTACACCAAAGAAAACGTGGTAGAAATTTCCTGCCATGGTTCTAACTACATTATCCAACAAATTATTAACTTGTTAATCAGCAAAGGTGCCCGTGCCGCCAAACCCGGCGAATTTACTTTACGTGCTTTTTTAAACGGGGCTTTCGATCTGAGTCAGGCAGAAGCTGTTGCCGATTTAATTGCCTCCAATTCTAAAGCTTCGCATGATGTGGCCATGCAACAGATGCGCGGTGGCTTTGCCAATGAATTAAAAGGATTACGCGAACAGTTAATCCATTTTGCTTCGATGATCGAACTAGAACTTGATTTTGCCGAAGAGGATGTAGAATTTGCCAATCGTGAGCAGTTGAAAAACCTGGTGAACAAGATCAATTATGTTCTGCAACGTTTAATCTCTTCTTTCGAAATGGGAAATGTAATTAAAAATGGGGTTCCAATTGTGATTGCAGGCAAACCCAATGTAGGCAAATCTACCTTGTTAAATGCCCTCCTGAACGAAGAACGCGCTATAGTTTCTGACATTGCCGGCACCACACGCGATACCATTGAAGATGAACTCACCATAGGCGGCATTGTTTTCCGTTTTATCGATACCGCCGGAATCCGCGATACAGCTGATATAATCGAAGCTTTAGGAGTAGAACGCACCCTGGAGAAAATGAAACAGGCTAAACTGATCATTTATATGGCCGATGCCGCTCAAAGTACATCAGAAATTGAAGAGCAGATCCTGGGTTTGGCACAATTGGCTATCCCCTATTTAATTTTAGTCAATAAAGCTGATCTCCTTTCCGATGCGCAACGTAAAGCTTTCGAAGCTTTAGATGTTGTTTTTATCTCTGCCAAAGAGAAACAGGGCATCGATGAATTAAAAAATACTTTACTGGAGCAGGTTAACTTGCACCACATTAATACCAGCGAAACCCTGGTAACCAATATCCGCCATGTAGAAGCGTTGAAACAAACAGAACATGCTTTACAAAATGTTTTGGCCAATGTAGATAATCCGGTTACCTCCGATTTTTTAGCAATGGACATTAAACAGGCGCTGCATTATCTTGGTGAGATAACCGGTACGGTAACTACTGATGATTTGCTGGAGAATATATTTACGAAGTTTTGTATCGGCAAATAA